The genomic segment AATTTCTGAGGTTCATCGGATTGGCCGCCATTATTCTCGGCCTGCTTATCATTTCGTTTGGTCGCTCTTTATCGTTATAACCCCTGCCTTGTCCACACAAGGACAACGTCCGTTCGCCGAAACCGGCACAGCTTTTCCCTACACAGGTTTTTCTGCCACATGCAAATACACGATACCTGACAGCATCGGCACGTTATACACTCGCTCGAAACCGGCGGAAAGCAACTCGTTGCCGAGCGCCCGTTCATCTGGGAACTGCTTGATGGTTTCAGCGAGATATCGATAGGCGTCCGGATCGCCAGAAATACGATCACCAATAAAGGGAAGGATCTTGTCGAGATACAAATTATACAGCCCTTTCCAAACCCGTTTCGACCCAGTGCCGAATTCGAGAATGCAGAGCCGTGCCCCGGGCTTCAAGACCCGGTAAAATTCGGCATAGGCATCTTCACGCGGCAAGATATTTCGAATACCGAAAGCAATGGTCGCCGCAGCCATGGAGGCATCGGGAAGCGGCAAGGCCCGACCATCGGCCTGCACCGGGAAAATCCGTTGCTCCCGGCCCTTCTTGAGCTTCTTGGCTTTGCCATTTTCCAACATGGGCAAGGCAAAATCCAATGCCGCGACCTGACAATCCGGGTATTGCCTGAGCAATTCCACGGACACGTCCATGGTCCCGGCAGCCAAGTCAAGGATCATGCCCCCGGGTTCCGGGCGCGCGGCCTTGGCCAAACGATACCGCCAATAAATATCCTGTCCCAAAGACAGTGCGTGATTGAGGAAATCATACCACCCGGCAATGCGACCGAACATGTCGGCAACCCGCTTACCGTGCTCTGCGTGAGTGCTTGCTCCTGTGACCGATTGACATTCAGGTTTGGTCATCTACTCGCCTTCTTCCACCAATTCCGATTCGCGAGATCCATCACCCAGAGTCTCGCCCGTAATAGTCCGCATGACGTCCTTATAAATCACGTCAAAATTCTGCCCGAAATTCGACGGGGAAATCCGCCCGACTTCGATAAATTTGATGACCACTTCCTTGGCGACCTGCAAGGCCTGCTTATCGTACTTATCCATCTATACTCTCCCGTTTTTCAATGGAAAAAACCGCCCGGTGGGAAATGGCCTTGACCAACATAGTCAGGGTGCCGGGCGGGAAAAAAGAAAAAAACCGAAAAGCCCCTTTCTTTTTTGGAAATTCAGTAGCATGTCCCACCCCGTTCCGTCGAGGAGTTTAGCGGGCTGATTCCACCCAATCCAAACACTGATTCAAACATTGTTTAAAATTTTGATTGACACCAAACAACAACGACTCTATACGGATGATTCAAACATTGTTTCAAATGCTGATTAAATACTGGTGTAGAGGAAAATCATGAGCAAAGAAAACACGCGAGACAAAATCCTTTTTGCAGCAAGCAGTGTCTTCTGTGAAAAAGGATATGAAAAAACAACGATCCGCGACATCTGCACGACAGCAGACGTCAATGTGGCAGCAGTCAATTATCATTTTGGAGACAAACAGAATCTCTTTTACAAGGCCCTCGGGCTATGGATGGAGGAATTCGTTGAAAAAGCGGCACTCCGTCAACGCATGGCCTCGAAAGACACCCCCCAAGCCAAGTTCAGAGAATACATCCACGCCGAACTGGGAGCACTTTGCATTTACAATGAGACAGGAACAACCTCTTTAAAAAAAGCCCGGCTGATTCTTCAGGAACTCACGGCAGAAAACCACAATCCTGAAGTTTTCGAATGTCACAAGGAGCTTGAAAAAGACTTCATTTATCCTCTCATCACGGATCTAGTCTCTCCATGCGAAGACCCAGAAATCATACACAACGCGTGTATCGCCGCCACATCAATAACAACCCATTATTTCCTCATGGCCATGGATAACCCGAAATTCGCCATTCAAAATGCGGAAGACCTCGATTCCACGACCGATTTTCTGACAACGTTCGCCCTGGGCGGACTCAAAGCCATTAAAGAGAAACAGCATGATGTATAGATTTTTCATGAGTGCAGTGCTTTGCGCTGTTGCCCTTGTCACTGCCGGGTGTAACGACACCCCCACCGAAGCCAAAATGATCGAGTCCAAGGCGATCCGAGTTGCCACTAAAGTGGTTGAACCGGTGACCCTCATCGACCGAATCAATTTGCCCGGAGCCACCGAACCGGATGAAGACGTGTGCGTGTCGTCCGAGAGTCCCGGCACCGTAATCTGGTTGGGCGTCGAAGAAGGAGACCGCGTTAAAAAGAACGCGCTCATCGCCCGTCAAGACGTGTCCTCCAGTGGCGCTCGGTTCGACCAGGCAAAAGCAACGAAAAAGCTCGTGACCGAGCAGTTACGCCGTCGTCGAGAATTGTTGAAAAAGGGCGTGTTAGCCAAGGAAGAATTCGACCGAATGGAGGCCGAGCTGGCCAAATCTGAAGCCTCCTTGCGTGAAATGCAGGTCAGCGTCGAGTACGGCGTGGTGCGTGCGCCAGTTTCCGGAATCATCAATCACCTGTATGTGGACCGGGGAGAACGGGTCAACGCTGGCGACAAAATCGTGGATATTGTTGATCCCTCCGTCATCCGGACCACGGTCAACGTCCCTGAAATGGACATTCCGTATATCAAGAAAGGCCAGGAAGTGACCGTGACCGTGGACGCCATCCCGGGCCGCGTGTGGAAAGGGATCGTCGAATTCATCTCTTTCAAGGCAGACAACGCATCCAAAACCTTTGAAACCCGCGTGATTACAGACAACCCGGACGGAGCCATCCGCGCGGGAATGCTCGCCCGAGTTTCTCTGGAACGACGGGTATTGAAAAATACGGTCACCACCCCGCTGTATGCCATCATCAATCAGGGCGGCGAACGACTGGTCTACGTTGAAGAAGACGGGGTTGCCCGTGCCCGGACCATCGAACTCGGTGTCATTGAAGGCGAACGAGCGCAAGTGGTCAAAGGGCTTTCCCTTGGCGAAAAACAAATCGTCTCCGGGCACACACTCGTTGAAGACGGGACCAAGGTGAACGCACAATGATCATCAACAGAGCGGCTCTCAACCGGCAGTCAACCGTCATGGTCCTGCTGGTCTTCATCATTATAGCGGGTCTCGCGAGTTATGCTTCCCTGCCCAGAGAAAGTGACCCGGATATCACCATTCCCTACATTTTCGTACAAACGAATTTTGAAGGCGTGGCCCCGGAAGACATGGAAACCCTGGTGACCATGCCCATTGAACGCAAACTCACCGGGCTGTCCGGGACCAAGGAAATATCCTCGATCTCGGATGACGGCATTTCCCTGATTAAAGTGGAATTCAATCCCGGAGTGGACATCGACGACGCCCTGCAAAAAGTGCGAGATAAAGTGGATCAGGCCAAACCCGATCTGCCGCAGGATTTGCCGGACGAACCGACGATCAACGAGGTAAACCTCTCGGAACTGCCCATCCTGAACGTGGTCCTCTCAGGGCCATTCAGCCTGAAACGGCTCAAGGTCTTTGCCGAAGGGTTGGAAGATCAGATTGAAACGGTTCCCGGCGTGCTGGAAGCCAAGATCATCGGTGGACTTGAGCGGGAAATTCACGTCGAATTCGACATGGACCGCGTGGCGTTCTACAACATCCCGCTCTCCAATCTGCTGTCATCCCTGAGCAACGCCAACGTCAATACACCAGGCGGCTCCGTGGAAATCGGACAGGCCAAATACCTTGTCAGGGTTCCCGCCGACTTCAAGACCCCGGACGAAATCGACCAGATCGTCGTCTATGTGCAGGATGGAAAACCGATCTATCTTCGAGACATCGCCACCATCCGTGACCATTACGCGGACCCGACCTCCATCAGCCGGTTCAACGGCAAACAATCCGTGACCATCGAGGTCAAGAAACGGGCTGGTGAAAACATCATCGAGATCAATGATGCGGTCAAACAGATCCTCAAGGAAGAACAGGAAATCCTGCCCCCGTCATTGAACATCAATCTCACGGCGGACAAGTCCGATGACATCCGCGACATGATTACAGACCTGGAAAACAACATCATCACCGGCCTGTTGCTGGTGCTGATCGTGGTCTTCGCCTTTATCGGCGGCCGATCGGCCCTGTTTGTGTCATTGGCCATCCCGTTATCCATGCTCATCACGTTCGTGGTCTTGGATATCTCATCCATCACACTGAACATGGTCGTGCTGTTCTCGCTCATCCTCAGCCTCGGAATGCTCGTGGATAACGGCATCGTGGTCGTGGAAAACATCTATCGGCACATGCACATGGACAAAACCAGAATCCAGGCGGCCCGCGACGCCACGGATGAAGTGGCCTGGCCGGTCATCGCCTCCACATTGACCACAGTCGGCGCCTTCTTCCCCATGGTTTTCTGGCCCGGCATCATGGGCGAATTCATGAGCTATCTGCCGATCACGGTTATCATCGCCCTGTTCGCGTCCCTGTTCGTGGCTCTGGTCATCAACCCGGTGTTGTCCGCCAAGTTCCAAGGCATCCCTAAAAAGGACGCACAGGACAAACCCAGCGCCATTGATCGCATGTTGGACCGTTTCAAGGCCCTGTACAAACCGGTTCTGGAATGGTCGCTGGACCACCGGCTCACCGTGCTTGGCGGAGCTTTCGGCTTCCTGGTCTTCTCGATCGTGGCCTTTGGTGCCTTTGGCAAGGGCGTGGAATTCCTGCCCACCACAGAACCCAAACGCACCGAAGTCAAACTCAAGGCCCCTGTGGGTACCAACCTTGAGGCCTCGGACCAATTCGTCCGCATTGTCGAAGAAATAACCAAAGACTACAAAGACATCGAATATGTCATCGCCAATACCGGCGAATCCGGATCTCACGACAAGGTCGGGACCCACTACAGTCTGGTCAAACTCGATTATCTGGACTTGCAGGACCGTTCACGACCTTCATCCGAAATCACCAATGAAATCCGCAGCCGACTCCAGGCCGCCATTCGTGGGGTGGAAATCCAGGCCGAAGCGGAAAGGATGGGACCGCCCACTGGCGACCCCGTCAATCTCGAAATATATGGCTCCGATCTGCGCAAACTCGGGGCATTGGCCGGGTCCATCAAACGCGCCATCAAAAACATCCCCGGCATGGTTGACCTCAAGGACGACTATGTGGCCGCCAAACCGGAAATTCGCGTCAATGTGGACAAGGAAAAGGCCGCGCTGCTCGGGCTTGACGCCTATACCATTTCGCGAGCCGTCAAGACCGCCATCAACGGATTCAAGGTCGGTGTCTACCGCGAAGGCAAAGATGAATACGACATCGTTGCCCGACTTCCCAAGAAAAACCGCGACTCCTTTGAAGACATCAAGCGCATCACTGTTTCCGGTCCCAAGGGGGAACCCATTCCCATCACCAGTCTGTGTACAATCACACTGGGCGGCGGTCTGGGTGGCATCAACCGCATTGATCAACGACGCGTGGTCACTCTGTCAGCCGATGTGTCCGGTCGTCTGGCCGAAGACGTCATCGCGGACATCGAAACCGAACTGGCAAAATTCGAGTTCCCCCGTGGCTACAGCTATCAGTTCACCGGCGAACAGGAAGAACAGCGCAACGCCTCTGCATTCCTTGAAACCGCGTTCACTGCGGCCCTGTTCCTGATCTTCATCGTACTGGTGACCCAATTCAACTCCATCTCCACCCCGTTCATCATTCTGACTGCGGTCATTCTGTCACTGGGAGGAGTCCTGATCGGACTGTTGATTACGGGAACAGCCTTTGGCGTCATCATGACCGGCGTCGGGGTGCTCAGTCTCGCAGGCGTGGTGGTCAACAATGCCATCGTGCTCATCGACTATTATGAACAGTTGAAGGACCGTGGCATTCACGCTCGCGACGCCATCATCGAAGCCGGACTG from the Pseudodesulfovibrio sp. JC047 genome contains:
- a CDS encoding ubiquinone/menaquinone biosynthesis methyltransferase, with translation MTKPECQSVTGASTHAEHGKRVADMFGRIAGWYDFLNHALSLGQDIYWRYRLAKAARPEPGGMILDLAAGTMDVSVELLRQYPDCQVAALDFALPMLENGKAKKLKKGREQRIFPVQADGRALPLPDASMAAATIAFGIRNILPREDAYAEFYRVLKPGARLCILEFGTGSKRVWKGLYNLYLDKILPFIGDRISGDPDAYRYLAETIKQFPDERALGNELLSAGFERVYNVPMLSGIVYLHVAEKPV
- a CDS encoding efflux RND transporter permease subunit; amino-acid sequence: MIINRAALNRQSTVMVLLVFIIIAGLASYASLPRESDPDITIPYIFVQTNFEGVAPEDMETLVTMPIERKLTGLSGTKEISSISDDGISLIKVEFNPGVDIDDALQKVRDKVDQAKPDLPQDLPDEPTINEVNLSELPILNVVLSGPFSLKRLKVFAEGLEDQIETVPGVLEAKIIGGLEREIHVEFDMDRVAFYNIPLSNLLSSLSNANVNTPGGSVEIGQAKYLVRVPADFKTPDEIDQIVVYVQDGKPIYLRDIATIRDHYADPTSISRFNGKQSVTIEVKKRAGENIIEINDAVKQILKEEQEILPPSLNINLTADKSDDIRDMITDLENNIITGLLLVLIVVFAFIGGRSALFVSLAIPLSMLITFVVLDISSITLNMVVLFSLILSLGMLVDNGIVVVENIYRHMHMDKTRIQAARDATDEVAWPVIASTLTTVGAFFPMVFWPGIMGEFMSYLPITVIIALFASLFVALVINPVLSAKFQGIPKKDAQDKPSAIDRMLDRFKALYKPVLEWSLDHRLTVLGGAFGFLVFSIVAFGAFGKGVEFLPTTEPKRTEVKLKAPVGTNLEASDQFVRIVEEITKDYKDIEYVIANTGESGSHDKVGTHYSLVKLDYLDLQDRSRPSSEITNEIRSRLQAAIRGVEIQAEAERMGPPTGDPVNLEIYGSDLRKLGALAGSIKRAIKNIPGMVDLKDDYVAAKPEIRVNVDKEKAALLGLDAYTISRAVKTAINGFKVGVYREGKDEYDIVARLPKKNRDSFEDIKRITVSGPKGEPIPITSLCTITLGGGLGGINRIDQRRVVTLSADVSGRLAEDVIADIETELAKFEFPRGYSYQFTGEQEEQRNASAFLETAFTAALFLIFIVLVTQFNSISTPFIILTAVILSLGGVLIGLLITGTAFGVIMTGVGVLSLAGVVVNNAIVLIDYYEQLKDRGIHARDAIIEAGLTRFRPVLLTAITTVLGLVPMATGVSFDFINFRLDTGSESAQWWGPMAVAVIFGLGIATILTLVVVPCLCSLQDSFKNRPKKQAKA
- a CDS encoding TetR/AcrR family transcriptional regulator — its product is MSKENTRDKILFAASSVFCEKGYEKTTIRDICTTADVNVAAVNYHFGDKQNLFYKALGLWMEEFVEKAALRQRMASKDTPQAKFREYIHAELGALCIYNETGTTSLKKARLILQELTAENHNPEVFECHKELEKDFIYPLITDLVSPCEDPEIIHNACIAATSITTHYFLMAMDNPKFAIQNAEDLDSTTDFLTTFALGGLKAIKEKQHDV
- a CDS encoding efflux RND transporter periplasmic adaptor subunit, whose amino-acid sequence is MMYRFFMSAVLCAVALVTAGCNDTPTEAKMIESKAIRVATKVVEPVTLIDRINLPGATEPDEDVCVSSESPGTVIWLGVEEGDRVKKNALIARQDVSSSGARFDQAKATKKLVTEQLRRRRELLKKGVLAKEEFDRMEAELAKSEASLREMQVSVEYGVVRAPVSGIINHLYVDRGERVNAGDKIVDIVDPSVIRTTVNVPEMDIPYIKKGQEVTVTVDAIPGRVWKGIVEFISFKADNASKTFETRVITDNPDGAIRAGMLARVSLERRVLKNTVTTPLYAIINQGGERLVYVEEDGVARARTIELGVIEGERAQVVKGLSLGEKQIVSGHTLVEDGTKVNAQ